From Triticum urartu cultivar G1812 chromosome 2, Tu2.1, whole genome shotgun sequence, a single genomic window includes:
- the LOC125540057 gene encoding indole-3-acetic acid-induced protein ARG7-like, translated as MAKCSKIRDIVWLRHTLRRWRSRAAARVAEGGAVPAGHVAVCVGGASRRFVVRAAHLNHPIFLELLRQAEEEYGFRTGACGPIALPCDEDRFRDVLRRVSSEERRGRSFGCRAPAASGRDIAARPLLQRAAAEELVW; from the coding sequence ATGGCCAAATGCAGCAAGATCCGCGACATCGTCTGGCTCCGGCACACCCTGCGGAGGTGGCGGTCCCGCGCCGCGGCGCGCGTGGCCGAGGGCGGCGCGGTGCCGGCGGGGCACGTGGCGGTGTGCGTGGGCGGGGCCTCGCGGCGGTTCGTGGTGCGGGCGGCGCACCTGAACCACCCCATCTTCCTCGAGCTGCTCCGGCAGGCGGAGGAGGAGTACGGCTTCCGGACCGGCGCGTGCGGCCCCATCGCGCTCCCCTGCGACGAGGACCGCTTCCGGGACGTCCTCCGCCGCGTCTCCTCCGAGGAGCGCCGCGGCCGTTCCTTCGGCTGCCGCGCGCCGGCCGCCAGCGGGCGAGACATCGCGGCGCGGCCGTTGctgcagcgggcggcggcggaggagctcgTGTGGTGA